In Paralichthys olivaceus isolate ysfri-2021 chromosome 12, ASM2471397v2, whole genome shotgun sequence, the genomic window CTCACATCATAGTTACTAAACTGAGAAAATGTTCAAGAccattataataaataaatgcaggttATTAAGCCATTTAAAGTTTCTTGATTTTCTACATTTCAtaacatgacatttttttaaagcattctTCACCCACAGCCAAACAGCAGGGATGATCTTggtattaaaaataattgtatAGTTATTATATAAtcattttttcttcattttcatctcaGCAGGGTTGTGTCTGAATGGACATGTTGTCACACCTGGTTTTTTTAAAAGTGATAAatcaacagacagagagaaggaaaatatCTCATCCTGAAAAATGAACCTTCATGCTCACTTTCCTTGTTACAGATGTCAGTGCTTTCAAAAAGCATTGGGATTGTATTAGTTTTGTTAGAGTGGCAGCAAGGCTAATGCACAGGATTCAAAAAAGAATAGTAATAGAGGTGAGGAACTTACACTTGGATTGTAGTATAAAGTCTTTGTGTTCTCCTCATACTGCTGGTCAAGTCGTTTGTCCTGCAAAAAGAAACAGGACAGCACTGTCAACACAAagtcaaataattaaaatcatCACTGCAGTCGGTGAAGAGGAGATCACACTTAAACCACAGAGATAAAAATCCAAAAAGGAGCAGTTATTGGCACAATGACGACACTGGGAGCAAGGGAACACTGATGTCCACCAGTTTCTTACCACACAGTGAACCAGGATACTGAGAGGAATCCAGAAGACCAAGGAAAACACCACAACTGAGCCCACGATGTTATCAGCCAGGAACTTTCCTGGTGGAGAGGTAACGTTGGTGAtgattgaaatgtttctttgtATTTCACATTGCCATGCTTGTGAAAATTTAAAAGCATCTTGTTTTCACAAATTTACCAAACGTGTTTATGTCCAGCTTGTCGATAAAATCCCACAACCTCTCAATGACGTCCTGCACCTGCTTCATGCACTTTCCCTGTTTTAACAAGAGAAAAATCAGAACTCAAAGCATTAAGTCATTGTCACACTAATACACTTTGGTAACTTCAGAGCAGGACTGTGTTAAGATGGTGGACTAATCTATTTGTAGATCTGACAGAAATAAAAGGTTTGATGACTCACGCCCTCATCACAAAAGCCCACAGTGCACGGTTTTCCTTTACGAAGGTAAAGCAAGCTGCCATTGGCCTGGACGAAGGGAGAGCACAGGCCATCTGATCCCCTGCAGCACACTTTACAGGAGTTTTCCGTTTCTAGAAACAAGAGAGAAGATTATTTCTATAActatgtaaaaatgttttgtccttCAGTTTGGCTTTCAGAAaagaaataacaatatttaatcAAAGGCAACTCATTCAGAGATTACCGGGCTAAACAGATTAAGGTGATTGCTGAGCATTTGTATGGTCCCTTTTTGACACAATACTGCTATCTACCAAAAAATCTAAACTAAACTTCCCATGTGGTAAACAACCAGTGTTTATACTGCAGAAATGTACCTGCATTTTTAGGACTCAAGCCTCAGTATGCAGGAGAAATGCTTGTGGGTTGATGTTTGATAATTTATCCTCCAAAACCTCAAAGATTAAATTCTAATCTAAACTAAAAACAAAGTGTTCTCCCCAAAGTTAGGATTGTACGTGATTATAATTTTTCCTCAAATAGTATCTCAGAACCTCCATTTAGAAGCTCTTAAATCACCAGAGTCACATCTCTGAAACAGATCATCTAAGTCAGCTTTTATCAGTTTGGGGCTCTTGCAGGGTTTCCCCTGCTCTTGAGACGAAACAACATCTTTTACCATTGCAAGCACAGGACTGAAGCTTCTGCATGGCCTCACAGAACGGGTTACACTCTCCATTGTGACAGCGGCCGttgtcaacacacacagtgtcattaGCTGCATTTTCAGGAGGTGGACACTGGCTGCTGTTGCCTAAGATGTCAAAGAATGGAAGAGATATagtttttcattgtattttcttgaaataaaaaagggtgGTCAACACCGCAGCAAACAGCCCTTCAGTGAATGCTGCAGCTCTCGTGATAAAGCAGCAGGTGGCGCTCACCTGTGCAGGACGATATGCCTTTACAGGTGGCATTAATGGATTCCTGACATCTCACTCCTGCTTGTTGAAACATGCACTCATTACAGCAGGGactgtttctgtcactgtggaGAGAAGGACATGTGAATCTCACTAGCAACAAACATATTCTGATTCATTATGTCAAGTTCAATGAATGAACccgatgtttgtgtgtatttataatcGATGGCTTtggttttctacattttcttgTGGAGGATCTTTTGGGCAACATACCTGCACTGCGCACCACGTTTGAACTTGCAGccggaggagcagcaggggTCATCATTGAGGTGGAGTAGCCCGGGGTcacactcctccccctcctccactctgGAGTTCCCGCATACCTTACTGTTCCTCTCCGTGAAGCACGCTGGAGCCTTGAAACGTAATGTCTTTCCAATGGAGATCTTGCTGCAGTTGGAGAAACGCTTTAGGCggaaaaaaggagaagaagagtgagGTTAGATATTAGCTGGCGGTGGATGccgaggagatggagagaaagtgctgccatgaaactaaactaaaatgttaACAGACATATGTAGctctaaaaaaaatacaatgtacAGAATGTTGGTGAAACAATGGGATTTTTACCTGTgaggaatgttttatttttgacaaaGCCAAGCATGAATTTACAGCCACATCAACAGTTTCATTGCCTTTGTATGAAGTCGTATTCATTCATATTGATGTGatttaagatttaggttaaaacCCTGGTAGAAATGTTGAAGAGGATCATGTGCAGAACAAGCCACAACAGATCATCAACAGCATTTTCAGAGTCCTATGCCTATTAGTACATTTACTGTCTGTCACATTTCGCAAGTGTGTCTGTGACTCACTTTTACATAACGATCACACTGCGTGTTCAGGTTAAATGCAGTTTTTGACTTGTCAGTACCTTGTTGTTGACATGGTCTCCGCTCACAGCGATGGGGTACATGACGAACTTCCCCCCGCGGTCGTCACTGGGAGCACAGTAAGGGATGTTGTCAGGGTCGTGCTCTGCTCCAAAGTTATGACCCAGCTCATGAGTGGTCACCAAATCTGCTTCCTGATGAGATACAAACACACCAGATTTATCAAAGGCTTATTTATTCTCAATGTTGGATTATACATTAAATAATCTATATTAAATTTTTCCATATTTGTGCACATCTTCTAAGAGCTAACAAAACAAAGCAGTACTAGGGCCATTTCAACAATGGTGAAACTTTCGTAGGAGAGACTTTGCCAGGGTAAAGGATCCATAAAGGTATTAACAGATATATCGTTTGAAACGGACACATCTCTTCTTGTACATAAAGACAACATAAATTATCCATAAAGCTTGGGGTGATAATACAGGACAAGCAAGCAAAAGTAGGGTGCACTTTGAAAGAATTCAACCAATACATTtcaccccctcccatcagccctcttgTCAAAGCTACCCCTCAAAAACACAGGAACATGCTCGGTCAACCCCTACAAGCGGACTTCTCTGTGACTCTCTCGCTAACTGCTGGCTATCTTCTCAGCTTCAGCAGTGTATCCCCTCCATGGCTGAAGACTCCAGTCACGTGCAGTGAGAGCACGGGCAGGGTGAGCACAggaagtgacagacaggtacgccATTAATTCAGTCTGAATAAAATGATTGGTGGTGGTTATTACAGTCCTGCGAGGGCCACAGGCACCAGCTTTTGTCTATTTTTtcgtaactttttttttttcaatggcaAATTGGGATGTGAAGAAGGTTTTAACAAACCAGATaaaagtttcagaaacaacttaccaacccAATCTTAcagaacaaacaataaaataaaattcaaggACCGACGATACTTTTTGCTATTCAACAGAAAGATGCTGGTGTGTGAGTATTGCAGAGTTTGCATGTATCCGTCCTCTTACAGCTTACAGAATTAATCTTAACTTAATGTTTTGAAACTTTGCAGAACCAATTTTGTGAAGCATTCAACACACTGTCACTGTGTCAAAATGCAACAGGGGTAGAATCATCGCTCATAACACCCACACAAAAAGGAGTGTCTGCTCTACTTCCAATCCCAATTTGGCAGGTGGACAAGTTGCATAACATCCTGACTGAGACCGAGTGCACCCACTAATTATATTTGTCACAGACTGCGGTTGAGAATGAAGTGAAAACAGACCTTTGTGAGGATGGTTTTGCCGTAGTTCTTGGTGCTGGTCAAGCCTGTGTTAAGGTAACTGGGCTTCTTGATGGAGTGAGACGGGTAGTAAGCTACAAAATGACGATCAGAGAAagagtttgtttagtttttcaaaAGGTTTACACTAGCAGCTCTCCCTTTTAAATGTGACGGCTTCAACTTTATCCTGTGAAAATATTCCAAGTCCCCAGATCAATATTCCTAAATCTACACTACTACCCTCGCTTCCcatgaattaaaatgatttaatattatatctatatatattatagaaACAAATAGTCTCTATACataacacacacaatatttcaCTGACATTGTTATTTAGACATTATATGACATTACATACAGAATTGTCATTGTGCTCTTACGTTTGGGGCAGAGGCCTCCAAGGGCCTGAGCTTTAGAGGGGGCCACGTAGGCCAGCCCCAATGTGCCCTCATCAAAATCCTGGTAGGTGAACAAGTGGGCCAGACACACCTGAGAGGCGTTGCCAGCGATGTCTGAGCTAAATTGCTGAGGGAACAAGAGGAAATATTATCTACCAACTGTAGAATCTGTCAAAATTAggtttatttaaacaaaaaacaaaacccataAAGAAAAGGACattaataaaactaaattacatCTATCTCATAGAAACCAGATGCATTGAGTCTATCTCCATGAGGATAAATACAGTGTAATggcaaaatatttttcattaaagCTGTACAGACATGATCTGTGGGTAAAAGCAGGAGAATTGGCTCCAGAcgttacccagagtttgcctttcacacacgcacaacgcagcaggagattctctccacagacgcgttcacaacaacaacaacaacaacaacaaatcctctACATTAttaaggtgaggggtggtgcagcagtgtggaggattttaaacatttgcGTGAACTCTTCATACTTTGAACCAATTTAAGTTTCCACACTGCATTTCCCAAACCTCCTCTCCCTTCATGCCTATATCTAGAcattctgtctgtctatgtgttgacctttctgtctctttgatTCCTTCTCCTACCTCAAGCAGTCGCTTCACGTCCCACACCTCTTTTCCTGTCACAGAGCTGTTCTCCATGTTATAGTGGACCCAGCCGATGCCAGCACTGCCAGGGGGAGGCTTTGTAGGCTCCTTGTTGATAATCATCTGAGAACAGTAACCAAGGATGTTAATTACAcaattttatgattttattttattacatttttaagatCAAGATTTCAAAATgcataataaatattatattatacagcTATAATACGTatgacacacatatatacatatatatatatatataagacagTTCCTCTCAACTTTAGTGTGAAGAGAATTGGAATATAACTCTAAGTTGCTAAATGAATGCCTATCTTTTCAGTGAGGAAACCCACAACTCATCATATGAAAACAGTGTCTCCATTCATTCCCACAGCCTGTGGAACAAATTCAATTACCCCACAAGCCACACACAAAAGCTTTCAGTTCCTCAGAAAAATGCAGCTCTCAAACTCT contains:
- the adam17a gene encoding disintegrin and metalloproteinase domain-containing protein 17a isoform X2, which encodes MMNLFIMILLAPCWVNGAVKSRITTEDHLDKKPEFDVLNSFLSDFEVLPLSGLQLHSVRKRDVHTQSHLERLVSFTALHRRFKLYLTTNTDLFTDNFKAVFVDKHGMEENYDIQLQNYFTGHLVGEENSRVQAHIDGDEFSAHILTDEAEYNVEPLWRFIDSPTDGRLLVYRSEDIKNLSRIVSPKVCGYVHAEDMDLQPQTPGRDWDGQEVEQKKENHHREKRQTHDHKKNTCTLLLVADYRFFKHMGRGQESVTLNYLIELIDRVDDIYRNTTWDDEFTGYGVQIHQMIINKEPTKPPPGSAGIGWVHYNMENSSVTGKEVWDVKRLLEQFSSDIAGNASQVCLAHLFTYQDFDEGTLGLAYVAPSKAQALGGLCPKPYYPSHSIKKPSYLNTGLTSTKNYGKTILTKEADLVTTHELGHNFGAEHDPDNIPYCAPSDDRGGKFVMYPIAVSGDHVNNKRFSNCSKISIGKTLRFKAPACFTERNSKVCGNSRVEEGEECDPGLLHLNDDPCCSSGCKFKRGAQCSDRNSPCCNECMFQQAGVRCQESINATCKGISSCTGNSSQCPPPENAANDTVCVDNGRCHNGECNPFCEAMQKLQSCACNETENSCKVCCRGSDGLCSPFVQANGSLLYLRKGKPCTVGFCDEGGKCMKQVQDVIERLWDFIDKLDINTFGKFLADNIVGSVVVFSLVFWIPLSILVHCVDKRLDQQYEENTKTLYYNPSSQEMLNLESVSGLHIVKTPQPPYSSTGRTAPSSLPLRPHQLSQVGAPPVASSSTLVPGPSYDPTPDSAGGLRMATIQEDTSSDSHLGEEGLSEDFTTAGACSSATKSSYEDLTEQSLPARERRRLQRQNCIDTKETEC
- the adam17a gene encoding disintegrin and metalloproteinase domain-containing protein 17a isoform X1, whose translation is MMNLFIMILLAPCWVNGAVKSRITTEDHLDKKPEFDVLNSFLSDFEVLPLSGLQLHSVRKRDVHTQSHLERLVSFTALHRRFKLYLTTNTDLFTDNFKAVFVDKHGMEENYDIQLQNYFTGHLVGEENSRVQAHIDGDEFSAHILTDEAEYNVEPLWRFIDSPTDGRLLVYRSEDIKNLSRIVSPKVCGYVHAEDMDLQPQTPGRDWDGQEVEQKKENHHREKRQTHDHKKNTCTLLLVADYRFFKHMGRGQESVTLNYLIELIDRVDDIYRNTTWDDEFTGYGVQIHQMIINKEPTKPPPGSAGIGWVHYNMENSSVTGKEVWDVKRLLEQFSSDIAGNASQVCLAHLFTYQDFDEGTLGLAYVAPSKAQALGGLCPKPYYPSHSIKKPSYLNTGLTSTKNYGKTILTKEADLVTTHELGHNFGAEHDPDNIPYCAPSDDRGGKFVMYPIAVSGDHVNNKRFSNCSKISIGKTLRFKAPACFTERNSKVCGNSRVEEGEECDPGLLHLNDDPCCSSGCKFKRGAQCSDRNSPCCNECMFQQAGVRCQESINATCKGISSCTGNSSQCPPPENAANDTVCVDNGRCHNGECNPFCEAMQKLQSCACNETENSCKVCCRGSDGLCSPFVQANGSLLYLRKGKPCTVGFCDEGGKCMKQVQDVIERLWDFIDKLDINTFGKFLADNIVGSVVVFSLVFWIPLSILVHCVDKRLDQQYEENTKTLYYNPSQMVEVCSRAPAIESRNAEPRVSVRLAHRQNSSASLLLHRPDRALLPAPAASSAKPGRGPSRCQQQYPGPRPELRPHPGQRRGAADGHHPGGHQQRLSPGRGGPVGRFHNRRSLLVGYEVLLRGSDRTEPAGQGAAAPPEAELH